The DNA sequence CTAAAGAACGTGTCATTGGTTCAGGTACTTCTCTTGACTCAGCACGTTTCCGTCAAGCACTTGCTGAAAAATTAGATGTAGATGCTCGCTCTGTCCATGCTTACATCATGGGAGAACATGGTGATTCAGAATTCGCTGTTTGGTCACATGCCAACGTTGCAGGTGTCAACCTTGAAAATTATCTTCAAGACGTAGAAAACTTCAATGCTGCTGAATTAGTTGACTTGTTTGAAGGTGTCCGTGATGCTGCATACTCAATCATCAATAAAAAAGGTGCAACTTTCTATGGTATCGCAGTTGCCTTAGCTCGTATCACAAAAGCTATCCTTGATGACGAAAATTCAGTTCTTCCACTTTCAGTATTCCAAGAAGGTCAATATCCTGGCGTTACAGATTGCTACATTGGACAACCAGCTATTGTTGGCGCACATGGTATCGTACGTCCAGTAAATATCCCGTTGAATGACGCTGAAAAACAAAAAATGCAAGCTTCTGCTAAACAATTAAAAGACATCATCAATGATGCCTTCTCCAAAGAAGAATTTGCTTCAGCAGCTAAAAACTAAAGAATTTCCTTTCTTACTCCTTGTTTTATCAAGGAGTTTTTTCATATCTAAAATGGATACGATAAAGTCATAATGCCGTGCAAATCAGCTTTATCGTACCCATTTATTTTATATAATCTTACTTTATCAAACATATTTATCAATTTATTTCAATATATCTTTTAAATAAGGAACAATCTTTTCATCCTTCATATCTGGCAGCGCCCGAATCCAGCGAAACGCTGTGTGCTCTTCCAAATCAAGTTTAACCTCTCTATATTCCAGCAATTTTGCCTTGTACACTAGACGCGTAAAAACGATGCCCTTTGTATCATCATAACAGCTATCCTCATGAAGAATCGAACTTAATTGTATCTTTTGATTAACTTCTTCCATTGTTTCACGCACAGCTCCTTCTCGTGGTAATTCGTCTTCTTCCACGCTACCTCCTGGAATGTCCCAATATTCTGGGTACATATTTGGCAAACCACGTTTTATTTTACTTCGTTTGATGAGCAGATATTTTCCATCTTTTTCAATTAGAGCATGAGCAATCAATTTCACAGGCATTGGTAATCTCCCTTGTAAAAATAAAAAATCTTGCATATAACAAGATTTATAAGCAGATAACAATTATCCACCCTGAGGGAATCGAACCCCCATCTCAAGAACCGGAATCTTACGTGATATCCATTACACTAAGGGTGGCAACTATTATAGTATACACAAAAAATGAAAAAATAACAAGTAAAAAAGGACTGAAAACATAATTCCAATCCCTTTATTTTGCTTATAATTCAATGTCACCAAACAAGTCAGCCATTGAGAATCCAGTTTGAGTTTCTGGAAGTTCAAAGTCACGTTTTTCTTGGCGTTTTTGACGACGAGGACGTGATTGACGTTTTTCTTTTTGGCTGTCTTCTTGAGCCGGACGTTCTTCAAGAGCTTTGATAGAAAGTGATACGCGTTCTGCATCAGCATTTACATCAAGAACTTTTACGGTTACTTCTTGACCAACTTTAAGCACATCTTTTGGATTTTCAACGCGCTTGTGTGAAATTTGTGAAATATGGACAAGTCCGTCAATACCTGGCAATACTTCAACAAAAGCACCGAAATCTGTCAAACGTTTAACTGTACCTTCAATCACATCACCAGCAGCTAATTTTTGTTCAACACCGTCCCATGGTCCAGGTGTTGTAGCTTTAAGAGAAAGTGATACGCGTCCTTCTTCTTCGTTCAAATCAAGAACTTTTACTTCAATTTCATCGCCAACTGATACAACAGATTTTGGTGAAACGTTGCGTTCGTGTGACAATTCAGTTAAGTGAACAAGTCCGTCAACACCACCAAGGTCAATAAAAGCACCAAAGCTTGTGATACGTGCAACTTTACCAGTCACGATGTCACCAACAGCTAATTTGCTAAATACTTCAGCACGTGCTGCTGCAGCTTTTTCTTCTACTACTTCACGGCGTGAAAGAATGAAACGATTTTCTTTTGGATCCACTTCTTTAATTTTTGCTTCAAATTCTTGGCCAACAAAACGTTCAGTGTTACGAACGAAACGAGTATCTAGCATTGAAGCAGGGATAAATCCACAAAGTCCTTCAAATTCTACTGAAAGACCGCCTTTAACAGCACGAGTACCTTTTACAGTAACAACTTCTTCTTCACGTCCAACCAACTTGTCCCATGCCTTGCGAGCTTCTAAACGTTTTTTAGATACAAGGTAAGTAACTGTATCAGTATCTTTACCAACTACTTGACGAAGAACAAGCAATTCAAGTGTTTCACCTGGTTTTACAAGATCGTTAATGTCAGCTTCACGATCATTTGTCAATTCACGAAGGGTCAACACACCTTCTACACCAGTTCCAGCGATTGCAACATTAGCTTGGTTCGCATCAACAGTCAATACTTCAGCAGTAACGACATCGCCTGGCTCGACTTGGCTAACACTATTTAGCAAATCTTCAAATTCATTCATCTAAAAAAATCCTCCAACAATCAAGCATTTCTCGCTTGACATACTTATAATATTTTTCCTAAGCACCGCAATGACATTGAACTATCTTTAACGTTTCTCACCCTATAAAGAAATAAAATACCCTAAGATATTTTACCATTTATCTGATATATTACCTAAGAACTGGGGTAGCTGGATTCGAACCAACGCATGAGGGAGTCAAAGTCCCTTGCCTTACCGCTTGGCTATACCCCAAAAAGAACGTGGTCATACCATTAAAAACTAAGTACGCTCATGGAGAGGGAGGGATTCGAACCCCCGAACCCGAAGGAGCGGATTTACAGTCCGCCGCGTTTAGCCTCTTCGCTACCTCTCCTGTATAATCAACAGTATTCATTATACCATTGATGAAAAGAAAATACAAGCATTTATTTACTCAAATTATAGGTTTCAATCAATTTTTCCACGGCATTTTCAAGTTTTTTATAAAAACTATCAACATTTTCATTTTTTATGATAGCAAATTGCCCGTCTAACTCAGCAATTTGACCAATGACTTTTTTTCCAATTGATAGAACATAACCTTCGTACTGGTCAGTTCCTACTTTGACTTGGCTATCTGCCAATTGGATTTCAATCTTTTTATCTTTTTTACTCATCATATACCTCTTTCAAGTCTCTATTTTACAAAAAAATAGGAAAACTAGCAAGTGCTACGTGAAAATAAAAGCTACCTCAATCGAGAGATAGCTTCAAAAATTTTTAAACTTTTACAATCCAACCTTCTGGTGCTTCAACATCACCAAATTGAATACCGGTTAATTCATTATAAAGTTTTCGAGTCACAGGTCCAACTTCTGTTTCACTGTAAAAGACATGGAAATCTTCACCATGCTGAATACCACCAATTGGAGAGATGACCGCTGCTGTACCGCAAGCCCCTGCTTCAGCAAAACGATCCAAATCATCAATTGGTACATCTCCTTCGATAGCTTTCAAGCCCAAACGATGTTCTGCTAGGTATAGAAGAGAATATTTTGTGATAGAAGGAAGGATAGATGGGCTGTACGGCGTTACAAATTCGTTGTCTTTGGTAATTCCAAAGAAGTTTGCAGATCCCACTTCTTCAATCTTCGTATGAGTGGCAGGGTCTAGATAAATGACATCAGAAAATTTCTTTTCATGCGCCATTTGTCCTGGAAGCAAGCTTGCTGCGTAGTTACCGCCGACTTTAGCAGCACCTGTTCCATAAGGAGCAGCACGGTCATACTTGTCAGAAACGATAAAGTTTGTTGGAGTCAAGCCCCCTTTAAAGTAATTTCCAACCGGCATGGCAAATACGGTGAAAATGTATTCATCTGCTGGTTTAACACCGATGATGTCACCAACACCTAGCAATAGCGGACGAATATAAAGGGTTCCTCCCGTTCCGTACGGCGGAACGTATTCTTCATTTGCACGAACCACTTGCTTCACAGCATCTACAAACATATCAGTCGGAACTTGCGGCATCAAGAGACGGTCTGAGGTGCGTTGCAGACGTTTTGCATTTTGATCTGGACGAAATAGTTGTACACTTCCGTCTTTCGTGCGATAGGCTTTCATTCCCTCAAAAGCTTGTTGCCCATAATGAAGACAAGGAGAAGATTCAGACATGTGCAGAGTTGCATCTTCAGTCAATCCTCCTTTTTCCCACTGACCATTTTTATAATAAGCAAGATAACGATAAGGCAATTTCATATAGGAAAAGCCAAGATTTTCCCAATCAAGATTTACTGACATAACATTCTCCTTTTTAATTTTATGATTTTTATTTTACACTATTTTTAGATATTTTCAATTGTTTTTTGCAAAATTCTGAAAATTTTTTAATTTCAGTTTATACCTGAACAAAAAATCAGCCGCTTGGACTGATTTTCAATTATTTAATATTCGCAGAGAACACTTCTTCATCAGAAATAGTATCAGAGATAAAGCTACCGTTGCTGGTTCTTTCAGACAAACCGAGGTTAGCAAGATTCACTTGGTAAGTCGTTCCTTTGTTAGAAACAATAGAAAGAATCTGCTCTTCTTCTGCTGTTGGATGATCTGAACTAAAGAGGTCTAGTTCTGCAGGTTGCTCTCCAAAGACAGGACCTGCTTGGAAAATACGATGTGGCTTGGACTTCAGCTCGCGCAACACTTGCAAACCACGATTTGCTCGGCTCGTCACAGGAATATCTGCAACTGCCATTCGCTTGAGCGCTCCGCGCTGGGTCAAGATATAAAGTGAATCAGTATTGGCAATAAAAGCCGCTGCTAAGACATCATCTTTTTTGAGATTGATAGCTTTGACACCTGCTGCTTTAGCACCCACAACTGGCACTTCTTCAATATTAAACCGCAAGGCATAACCGTTCTTGGTCACTAGCATAACATCATCTAGCTTGATTGGAGAAAGTGTGATAATTTGGTCGTCTTCATTTTTTAATTTAGCAAATTTAACAGACTTGGACTTATAGGTGCGCCAAGGACTGAATTCTTTTCGCTCTACTCGCTTGATTTGTCCTAGTTTTGTTACCGCAAAATAAGTTCCTTCGTCAAAATTATCAACTAATTCTGTATAAAGTACTTCTTCATTCGTCTCAAAATTGGTAATGGTCTGGCTGAGGTGTTCCCCGATTTCTTTCCAGCGAATGTCTGCCAATTCATGTACCGGTCGATAGATGACATTTCCAAGATTGGTAAAAATCAAAAGGTGCTGAGTGGTTTTCGCCGAGCTGACAAAAATCAGACGGTCGTCCTCGCGCTTGCCGACCTCGTCAACCGTTGATGAATTGAAAGAACGTGGACTGGTGCGTTTGAGGTAGCCACCACGAGTGACGCTGACAAAAGTTTCTTCTTCTACAATCAGACTAGCCGTATCAATTTCAATGGCATTAGCCGTATCTTGCAATTCACTAAGACGAGGATTGCCAAATTTCTTTTTGACCTCGCGGAGTTCGCGCTTCATCAGATTGTACATGGTCCGCTCCTCGCCGATAATGGCAGAAAGCATGGCAATTTTTTCGCGTAATTCCGCCTGCTCTTCCTCCAGAATTACCACGTCTGTATTGGTCAAACGATAAAGTTGGAGAGTGACGATAGCCTCTGCCTGCTCCTCGGTGAAATCATAGCTGACTTTGAGGTTTTCCTTAGCATCCGATTTATTTTCCGATGCACGAATGAGCGCAATCACTTCATCCAAGATAGAAATTACTCGAATCAAGCCTTCCACGATATGCAGGCGCTTCTCTGCTTTCGCTTTGTCAAAACGACTACGCGCCAGAATAATCTCTTTTCGGTGGGCGATGTAACTAGTCAGAATCGGCACAATCCCTACCAAACGCGGTGTAAAATGATCAATCGCCACCATGTTAAAATTGTAATTGACCTGCAAATCCGTATATTTAAAGAGATAATTCAAAATCAGCTCGGTATTGGCATCCTTTTTCAGCTCAATGGCAATACGAAGCCCGTCACGGTCAGACTCATCCCGTACTTCCGCAATACCAGCTACCTTATTATTGACCCGAACATCATCAATCTTCTTGACCAGAACAGCTTTGTTAATGTCATAAGGAATTTCAGTGACAACAATCTGCTCTTTGCCACCCTTGAGCTTTTCAATCTCCGTCCGAGAACGCACGACAACGCGCCCCTTTCCAGTCTCATAGGCTTTCTTAATCTCATCACGCCCTTGCACAATGGCTCCCGTTGGGAAGTCAGGCCCTGGCAGAAACTCCATGAGTTTGTCAACCTTGGATTTGGGGTGGTCAATCATATAAACCACCGCATCGATGACTTCAGCCAGATTGTGAGGCGGAATGTCCGTCGCATACCCAGCAGAAATCCCCGTCGCCCCATTTACCAAAAGATTTGGAAAGGCAGCAGGCAATACGGTCGGTTCTTTTTCCGTATCGTCAAAGTTCCAAGCAAAAGGCACAGTGTCCTTTTCGATGTCTTGGAGCAAGTAGCCCGCAATCTCAGACAAACGAGCTTCGGTGTACCGCATAGCGGCTGGCGGATCGCCGTCCATAGAACCGTTATTTCCGTGCATTTCCACTAAAATTTCACGGTTCTTCCAGTCCTGAGACATGCGCACCATGGCGTCGTAAATGGAGCTGTCACCATGCGGGTGGAAATTCCCCATGATATTTCCGACAGACTTGGCCGACTTGCGGTAGCCCTTGTCAAAGGTGTTGCCGTCTTTGTTCATCGAATAAAGAATCCGACGCTGCACGGGCTTGAGTCCGTCACGAATATCGGGTAAAGCCCGCTCTTGAATGATGTATTTGGAGTAGCGCCCAAAACGCTCTCCCATGATGTCCTCTAAGGACATGTTTTGAATGTTACTCATAAGATACAAAGGGACGTTTCGGCTTGCCGAAAATTTCTGTAGAAAAATAGGAAATCGATGCAGGGTTCGATGAACTCCAATCGATTTATCTTTTTTTCTAAGTCTTAGTCCCATGTTCAGTTGCTATACAACCAAACTATCCTTTCTGTATTTTTCTTTTTTAATGCTTCCTGATGTAAGAGGCATCTCTTATGAATGAGCAAAGTGGATTATCACTTTCTTAGATTCAGTTTTTCTTTAGTGTACTGAATCATTTTTTCTGCAGTTTCTTTATCATAAGGAAAACCAGTCTTGAGAGAGAAAACCTGAGCTTCTTTGTGAAAAAATTGCTGCGTAGACAGTAAAGACTGGATGAGGCTTTCTTTATCAGAAAAATCAAGCAAAGTGGCAAATTCTTCTTCCTTCTCAGCGGGCAAATACTGAAACAGATACTTGTAGTTTTTGCCGACATCAATCACTCCCTTTTCTTCTGCCACTTGCCAAGCCAATAACTTCAGCAATTCTTTCTGACAGATACCATAGAGATGATCCACCGCATACACAAATTGCTGACGCTGAATCCCCTTGACAACATAGGCTGAAACCCACCAGAATTCATTGCACGATTTTGCAAAATCATCTGCACTCGCTGGTTTTGTCCAATAACGTTTGGAACTAGGTGTATAGGGCTGAAAGAGTCCCTGGGGGTCATCCAGCACCGTGAAATCTGCTTCGCTATCCACCCATTCTTTGATATGCTCCTTGGGGCAAAGGGTCAGATCTATCCGATTGCCATCTTCAAAGAGCATGAGATAGAGGCGGCGATGGTCAAGTATATTATGCTGCTCGATGATGCGCTTGCCAAACGCTTCTAACCAAGCAAGGTCGGTTACCCAAGCTGCCAAATCATCTACAATGTAAACCACATCATAGTCTTGAAACTCATCCTTGGGAGCATTCGGATTTGTCCGCGAGCCAGATAGAGCGACTGAATCCGCTTGTATGACTTTTGCAGTTCGTAAAATCAAATCCAACATTTCTCTTTCAGTTCTCATGGCAGTACCTACCTTTTTGCTAGATCGCTTCTTTCACTTTCTTAACCACTTTGCGTTTTTTGTAGCGGCTGCGAATGGTATTGAGGTGGTCGCGAAGATCTGCATAGTGGCTTCTTTCTGGGTAGGCATAGGTCATGATAGCGGTGAAATCCAGCAAGAAATCGTAAATTTCTTGTAGCTGAATGCGAAGTTGCTTGCTTTGGCTAGGCACTTTGCCTTTTAACTCGGTCAAGCGCTCCTTATAGGCTTCTTCAAACCGCTTTTGCGCAGTCACCAAGCTTTCCACATGAGCTTCCAAGTGCAGTTTTGCTAGTGCTGTTTGATAGGTTGATTTCTTCAACTCTTGGAGCAGGTGGTTGATGCCCTCTGTCTCTTTTTCATAGTTGGCAGCCGCAATCCCTGCGTAATTTTTCAGCAAGCCCGTCAAGGTGTCGTAGGCTTCTTTGGTCGCAGTCTCCTTGACCCGTGAAAATGCCCGCACCAAAGCAGTCAGCGTCCCCAAAGCATCGTCTCGCTCGCGGTCGGCTTGGTCCAAACTGGTCACCAAACGACTAGCTTTCGTCTGATGAAGCCCCTCCTGAAACTTAGCCAAATGCTGGCTCATCTCTTCCAGCTTGCTCGTATAAATACTTTCAACCTTGTGCGCCTTGTTAAAAGCAGCAATCGCCTCTTTCGACTCGGTCATGAGCTGGGAAAATTCATTGTTCTCCAAATTGCGTACCGTTAAACTAATAACTCCATATTCTTTTGTCATAAACTCCTCTTTCTTCGTGTGTTTTTTAGTTTTTTGCTTTAAAATTGCTCAGAACACATGTAAATGTTCGTCTTTTGCTCCAAAAATTCAAATCACACATGTGTGATTTGGTTTTTTACTGTTAGAAAAGAAATTCTTCATGTGAAATTTCTTGTTTTAGGGGTAAGGAAGGTGATTTCTTGTGGGGAAATAATATGTTGGAATTATTGCTGTTTTCCACTTTTTTCAAATCCTAAATAAGTAGAAAAACCTAGCATATAAATAGCCATAGAAATTGCTAAATCTTTAGACTCAAGATCCTCTTTTTCGGCATTTAGAATAATTTCTTCAAATACGATGTCTCTAGGTACAGTAGAACTTCCAAGTTTAGAAACAACATTTTCTATTACTTCTGGTAAAACCATACACAATTGATAAAAGGCATCATCTTGACCCGTTACTAAAGCATAAAACTGGTCAAGGCTTACTCGTCTAATTAACTTATGCCCCATTTTCTTGCCATCAACTTTAGGCTCCCACTTAATATTTTGAGATTTCTTAGCAATAGCTTCAACTAAAAAACAAGCACAATTATCATCTTGCAACAGTTGATTCTGCATTTTGATAAATGTTTTACCAGATGATGCCGAATTCATTGTATTGTGTTTATTTTTCATTTCAACATAAATTTTGCTAACCTTGGAGTTCTCTGGTAAAACAATACCATTTGGATTTTCATAAATAACATCCCATCCACCTTCATGACCATTATCTGGTACAGAGCAATTGTTTATATACTGAAAAATTCTTTGATGAAAATAGCCAATATCATTATTATTTGATTTATCACGCTGACGAAAAATTTCGCTTTTTATAATTTCATCCCATGAATTATGATAAACAGTTTTATCAAAGATTAATTTAATTGGATCAATAATATTTTTATTGAATCGCTTTAAGTCAAAGGACTTTAATTTTTCCCCATATTTTTCAATGGTTGCCTGAACATGATTATAAAAATCTTCTTCACTAATAAAATCTAATTTCCAAGTCATAACATTTCTAAACTTTCTTTTATTTGCATGCCTACTTCATAGGCAAGATTTACAGGAACTGCATTTCCCACTTGTTTATATTGATTTCCAATACTACCTTGAAATTTCCAGTCATCAGGAAAACTTTGAATTCGTGCGTTTTCCCTAACCGTAAATGGTCGAGCTTCTAGTGGATGACAACGTTCAGTCTGTTTTTGAGTCGGAGAAGTTAAGACTGTTAAAGACGGCTCATCCAAGCTCATCCGACGTAAAATACCAGTTCTTCCGCCGCCCATATCCCAAGTAGACTTCATATATTTTTTTGCAATATCCTCAGGAATATCTCTCCAATATCCACCAGGGGGAACCAACTCAAAAATCTTTTTCTTATAATCTGAATATTGCACCCCAATACTTGGTGGACAGTCTAACAAAATATCTCTCAATACAGGCTTGTAATCATGTGGAGCTGGATAGTCAAAAGAGATTTTATCAATTAAATCATTTCTTATCCCAACCATAATCATTCTCTCACGTTTTTGAGCAACTCCATAATCCCAAGCATTTAATACTTTCCACTGAACAGTATAACCTTCTGCTTCAAATATCTCCATAATAGTTCTAAATGTTTTTCCTTTGTCATGAGTTACTAGTCCTCTTACATTTTCAAATAGAAACATTTTTGGTTGTAATTTATCCAAAAATACTGCGTAATGATAAAACAAAGTGCCTCGAGCATCTTCTAAGCCCAATCGATTTCCTGCATAAGAAAACGACTGGCATGGGGCACCGCCACTAAGTAAATCTAGTTCTCCTTTTTTAATATTAAATAAATCTTCTAAATTTAACGGTGAAATTTTTTCAATATCTTCATGTAAAACATTCCAATTAGGTCTATTATACTTCAAAGTATCGGAAGCGGCTTTATCAAGTTCAATCAATCCAATTGATTCAAAGCCAGCTTTTTCTATTCCTAATGCCAAACCTCCAGCACCTGCAAACAATTCAATAACTTTCATTAAACATATCCTCTCATTATCAAAACACTCCACTCTCCTCTAGCGTAAACTTAACATTATCTTCAATCCATTTACGGCGGGGTGGGACTTTGTCGCCCATGAGGACATTGACGCGGCGCTCGGCACGAGCCAAGTCGTCAATGGTAACGCGAATGAGGGTGCGGTTTTCAGGGTTCATGGTGGTTTCCCAGAGCTGGTCGGCGTTCATTTCTCCAAGCCCTTTGTAACGCTGCAGCATGGCACCTTTGCCAAATTTCTTACGCAGGTCTTCTAGCTCGCCGTCCGTCCAAGCATACTCGACAACCTCGTTCTTGCCTTTGCCTTTGGACATTTTATAGAGCGGAGGCAGGGCGATATAGACATGCCCCGCTTCTACGAGTGGGCGCATGTAGCGGTAAAAGAAGGTCAGCAAGAGCGCCTGGATATGGGCACCGTCCGTATCCGCATCGGTCATGATGATAATCTTGTCGTAGTTGGCATCTTCTAGGGAGAAGTCCGATCCGACACCTGCACCAATGGTGTAAATCATAGTGTTGATTTCTTCGTTTTTGAGAATGTCTGCCATTTTAGCTTTGGCGGTATTGATAACCTTACCGCGCAGAGGCAGAATCGCCTGAAACTTGCGGTCGCGTCCTTGCTTGGCAGAGCCACCCGCTGAATCTCCTTCGACCAGATAGAGTTCGTTTTTGGCTGGATTTTTAGATTGAGCTGGCGTTAGTTTTCCAGATAAAAGCCCCTTGTCTTTCTTGTTCTTCTTGCCACTTCGGCTTTCATCTCTCGCCTTGCGGGCTGCCTCGCGCGCATCTCTCGCCTTAATCGCCTTGCGGATGAGATTAGATGCCAATTCTCCATTTTCCAAGAGGAAGAAAGTCAACTTGTCTGACACAATCGAATCCACCGCAGGACGAGCAAGCGGACTGCCCAGCTTGTCCTTGGTCTGCCCTTCAAATTGCAAATGCTCTTCTGGCACTAAGATAGAAAGAACAGCCGCTAAGCCCTCACGGTAGTCAGAGCCTTCCAGATTTTTGTCCTTTTCTTTCAGCAAACCAGTCTTTCTTGCATAGTCATTCATGACCTTGGTAATAGCTGATTTAAGCCCCGTCTCGTGCGTTCCGCCGTCCTTGGTGCGGACGTTATTTACAAACGATAGGATATTGTCTGAGTAACCGTCATTGTACTGGAGAGCCACTTCTACTTGAAAACCGCCCTCTTCTCCTTCAAAATAAAGAACTGGTGTCAAAGTTTCCTTGTCCTCGTTCAAGTAGCTGACAAAGTCTTGCACCCCATTTTCATAATGAAAATCAACAGACGCGCCAGTTCGCTCATCTGTCAGAGAAAGGTGAACATTTTTCAAAAGAAAGGCTGATTCATTGAGCCGCTCCGAAATGGTATTGTATTTGAAATCTGTCGTTGAAAAAATGGTGTCGTCAGGCATAAAGGTCACTTTTGTGCCCGTTTTTGACTTGGGAGCCTTGCCAATCTTTTCCAGACTGGTAACAGGTTTTCCACCTTGCTCAAATCGTTGCCGATAAACCGTTCCGTCACGTGTGATTTCAACTTCCAGCCAGCTAGACAGCGCATTGACCACAGAAGAACCCACACCGTGCAGCCCCCCAGAGGTCTTGTAACCACCCTGACCGAATTTACCTCCGGCGTGGAGCACCGTAAAGATAACTTCTACTGTCGGGATTCCCATAGCGTGCATACCAACCGGCATTCCCCGACCGTGGTCTGCCACAGTCAAACTCCCGTCTTTATGAATGGTCACGTCAATCTTATCACCAAAGCCAGACAGAGCCTCGTCAACTGCATTGTCCACAATTTCCCAGACCAAATGGTGAAGCCCAGTTGCATCTGTTGATCCAATATACATACCAGGACGTTTACGAACCGCGTCCAATCCTTCTAATACTTGAATGGCATCATCATTGTAATTGTTAATATTGATTTCCTTTTTTGCCACAAGGAACCTCCTGAATCATTCATCCTTTCTATCTTACAAGTTTTTAGTGAATTTTGCAAAGATTTTTAGAAAATAGTGTATTCTTTCTGCTTCTCACCGCTATTTTTTCAGCCTAGACAAATTTTATAAAATATTTCTGGTCGTTCAACTATCAAAATCAAAATTC is a window from the Streptococcus anginosus subsp. whileyi MAS624 genome containing:
- a CDS encoding Eco47II family restriction endonuclease: MTWKLDFISEEDFYNHVQATIEKYGEKLKSFDLKRFNKNIIDPIKLIFDKTVYHNSWDEIIKSEIFRQRDKSNNNDIGYFHQRIFQYINNCSVPDNGHEGGWDVIYENPNGIVLPENSKVSKIYVEMKNKHNTMNSASSGKTFIKMQNQLLQDDNCACFLVEAIAKKSQNIKWEPKVDGKKMGHKLIRRVSLDQFYALVTGQDDAFYQLCMVLPEVIENVVSKLGSSTVPRDIVFEEIILNAEKEDLESKDLAISMAIYMLGFSTYLGFEKSGKQQ
- a CDS encoding DNA cytosine methyltransferase codes for the protein MKVIELFAGAGGLALGIEKAGFESIGLIELDKAASDTLKYNRPNWNVLHEDIEKISPLNLEDLFNIKKGELDLLSGGAPCQSFSYAGNRLGLEDARGTLFYHYAVFLDKLQPKMFLFENVRGLVTHDKGKTFRTIMEIFEAEGYTVQWKVLNAWDYGVAQKRERMIMVGIRNDLIDKISFDYPAPHDYKPVLRDILLDCPPSIGVQYSDYKKKIFELVPPGGYWRDIPEDIAKKYMKSTWDMGGGRTGILRRMSLDEPSLTVLTSPTQKQTERCHPLEARPFTVRENARIQSFPDDWKFQGSIGNQYKQVGNAVPVNLAYEVGMQIKESLEML
- the parE gene encoding DNA topoisomerase IV subunit B, translating into MAKKEININNYNDDAIQVLEGLDAVRKRPGMYIGSTDATGLHHLVWEIVDNAVDEALSGFGDKIDVTIHKDGSLTVADHGRGMPVGMHAMGIPTVEVIFTVLHAGGKFGQGGYKTSGGLHGVGSSVVNALSSWLEVEITRDGTVYRQRFEQGGKPVTSLEKIGKAPKSKTGTKVTFMPDDTIFSTTDFKYNTISERLNESAFLLKNVHLSLTDERTGASVDFHYENGVQDFVSYLNEDKETLTPVLYFEGEEGGFQVEVALQYNDGYSDNILSFVNNVRTKDGGTHETGLKSAITKVMNDYARKTGLLKEKDKNLEGSDYREGLAAVLSILVPEEHLQFEGQTKDKLGSPLARPAVDSIVSDKLTFFLLENGELASNLIRKAIKARDAREAARKARDESRSGKKNKKDKGLLSGKLTPAQSKNPAKNELYLVEGDSAGGSAKQGRDRKFQAILPLRGKVINTAKAKMADILKNEEINTMIYTIGAGVGSDFSLEDANYDKIIIMTDADTDGAHIQALLLTFFYRYMRPLVEAGHVYIALPPLYKMSKGKGKNEVVEYAWTDGELEDLRKKFGKGAMLQRYKGLGEMNADQLWETTMNPENRTLIRVTIDDLARAERRVNVLMGDKVPPRRKWIEDNVKFTLEESGVF